The following proteins are encoded in a genomic region of Poecilia reticulata strain Guanapo linkage group LG11, Guppy_female_1.0+MT, whole genome shotgun sequence:
- the sdc3 gene encoding syndecan-3: MKLPWLLALAALLAHAATAQKWSQPADDEGSTRDDFYDDEDLYSGSGSGSSDIGVRPTTSGVTFTTEEPILFSTTQATSPAPSASPAAEPSPSPEDVVSTVFPTEADGESGIYVEMEKEREKDRELERERQMARERERERIREMEREKERERERERERERERERERQRERELERQRELERIRAAQTTAAPRSPAIFPASTTGLATSAVESAAPSAGSDDLFGPDEDEDVYLSPEPTPFSPDMETTPDYDYDTPTTAETTPEPTTAAPTTTAATTAKTRVTFRPRVPASRTTQGVLTERTTRPQLPATTQEGNNEVGAAGPTGDSEIRKEGRNNLDLMPDFSGNTVDSGSSAAQLPQKNILERKEVLIAVIVGGVVGALFAAFLVMLLVYRMKKKDEGSYTLEEPKQATVTYQKPDKQEEFYA, from the exons GCGCAGAAGTGGTCTCAACCCGCCGATGACGAAGGCTCGACGAGAGATGACTTTTACGATGACGAGGACCTCTACTCGGGCTCCGGCTCTGGCT CCTCGGACATCGGCGTGAGGCCGACGACGTCTGGTGTGACCTTCACCACGGAGGAGCCCATCCTCTTCTCCACTACCCAGGCaacaagccccgccccctcagcCTCACCTGCGGCCGAGCCCAGCCCCAGCCCAGAGGACGTCGTCTCCACCGTGTTCCCCACCGAGGCCGACGGCGAGAGCGGCATCTACGTGGAGATGGAGAAGGAGAGGGAAAAAGACAGGgagctggagagagagagacagatggcaagggaaagagaaagagagcgGATCAGAGAGATGGAAAGggagaaggagagggagagagagcgggagagggagagggagcgggagagagagagggagagacagagagagcggGAGCTGGAGAGGCAGAGGGAGCTGGAGAGAATCCGGGCGGCTCAGACCACCGCCGCCCCCCGCTCGCCCGCCATCTTCCCCGCGTCCACCACCGGCCTGGCGACTAGCGCCGTGGAGAGcgcagcgccctctgctggctcGGACGACCTGTTCGGCCCGGACGAAGACGAGGACGTGTACCTGTCGCCGGAGCCCACCCCGTTTTCCCCCGACATGGAAACCACCCCAGATTACGATTACGACACACCCACCACGGCGGAGACCACGCCCGAGCCCACGACGGCCGCACCCACCACCACAGCTGCGACCACCGCCAAGACCAGAGTCACCTTCAGGCCCCGGGTCCCGGCGTCGAGGACCACCCAGGGCGTACTGACGGAGAGAACGACCCGCCCACAGCTGCCCGCAACCACACAG GAGGGAAACAACGAGGTGGGCGCCGCAGGCCCGACTGGAGACTCGGAGATCAGAAAGGAGGGCAGGAATAATCTCGACTTAATGCCCGACTTCAGCGGGAACACGGTGGACAGTGGCAGCTCTGCTGCCCAGCTGCCACAGAAGAACATCCTGGAGAGGAAAGAGGTCCTAATAG ctGTGATCGTGGGAGGTGTGGTGGGCGCCTTGTTCGCCGCCTTCCTGGTGATGCTGCTGGTGTACAGGATGAAGAAGAAGGACGAGGGAAGCTACACGCTGGAGGAACCCAAACAAGCCACGGTCACCTACCAGAAACCCGACAAGCAGGAGGAGTTTTACGCATAA